In Aulosira sp. FACHB-615, the following are encoded in one genomic region:
- a CDS encoding lysylphosphatidylglycerol synthase domain-containing protein → MHKKLQLNGNFLFGLLLLAISVWAIANELREYNYHDILRAIASIPLQSLSWAVGFTAMGYFVMVGYDILGFAYIHRFLHWQKIALTNFISSSFSNTIGFALLTGSAIRYRFYSRWQVSKIAIAQIIAFVNFTFWLGMFTVAGLLFLIHPFVIPLQLHLPFTTVRPLGWIFLSLMGIYLIGSLVIHRPLIIRNHEFRLPSFQISLMQIIISSLDWIFAASVLYSLLPINTACNYLDFLGIYLLAMFAGVVSNVPGGLGVFETVILLMLSNKISAAAVLAAMLAYRGVYYFLPLLLATALLIFDEVKSSTQYIIKK, encoded by the coding sequence ATGCACAAAAAGCTGCAACTCAACGGAAATTTTTTATTTGGCTTGTTGCTGCTGGCGATTTCTGTCTGGGCGATCGCCAACGAACTGCGCGAGTATAATTACCATGATATTCTGCGTGCGATCGCCTCAATTCCACTACAAAGCTTGAGTTGGGCTGTTGGATTCACTGCTATGGGCTATTTTGTCATGGTTGGTTACGATATTTTAGGTTTTGCCTATATTCATCGTTTCCTACACTGGCAAAAAATTGCTTTGACTAACTTTATTAGTTCTAGCTTTAGCAATACTATCGGTTTTGCTTTACTGACTGGTAGTGCTATCCGCTATCGTTTTTATTCTAGATGGCAAGTCTCAAAAATTGCGATCGCTCAAATTATCGCTTTTGTGAATTTCACATTTTGGCTGGGAATGTTTACTGTTGCTGGGTTACTTTTTTTGATTCACCCTTTCGTGATTCCCCTACAACTACATTTACCATTCACCACTGTGCGTCCTCTTGGCTGGATATTTTTGAGCTTGATGGGAATTTATTTAATTGGTAGCCTAGTTATTCACCGACCTTTAATTATTCGTAACCATGAATTTCGCTTGCCATCTTTCCAGATATCTCTGATGCAAATCATTATTTCTAGCCTTGATTGGATATTTGCTGCATCAGTACTATACAGCTTATTACCCATTAACACAGCTTGCAATTATTTAGATTTTTTAGGCATTTATTTACTTGCTATGTTTGCAGGTGTGGTGAGTAATGTTCCCGGTGGTTTAGGTGTATTTGAAACAGTAATTTTATTGATGCTGTCCAATAAAATTTCAGCAGCAGCAGTTTTAGCCGCAATGCTGGCTTATCGCGGTGTATACTACTTTTTACCTTTATTATTAGCAACAGCTTTATTAATATTTGATGAAGTTAAATCTAGTACACAATATATCATCAAAAAATAG
- a CDS encoding SDR family oxidoreductase, with translation MNTTHQAKSRKTALITGAASGIGYELACIFARNNYNLVLVDRNAIKLTEVAEKFQYESSIAVKYIVKDLAISTAPEEIFRELQQANIQVDVLVNNAGFGTYGLFSNTNLNAELEMLQVNLVCLTHLTKLFLKDMLKQGEGKILNVASAAAFQPGPLMAVYFATKAYVLSFSEAIANELEGTGVTVTVLCPGSTASAFHERTGMADSKLVKRQKMMDAETVAQIGYDALMNGKTLVIPGLMNKFLAKIVRFVPRRLVPKIVRSMQEDK, from the coding sequence ATGAATACAACACACCAAGCTAAGAGCCGAAAAACTGCTCTGATTACTGGGGCTGCGAGTGGAATTGGTTACGAATTAGCCTGTATTTTTGCGCGAAATAATTATAATCTGGTATTAGTAGATAGAAATGCCATCAAACTTACAGAAGTTGCCGAAAAATTTCAATATGAATCTTCGATTGCCGTTAAATATATTGTTAAAGATTTAGCAATATCTACAGCGCCAGAGGAAATTTTTCGAGAGTTACAACAAGCAAATATTCAAGTTGATGTACTAGTGAATAATGCTGGCTTTGGGACTTATGGATTGTTCAGTAACACCAACTTAAATGCTGAACTAGAAATGCTTCAGGTGAATTTAGTATGTCTTACCCATTTAACTAAATTATTCCTGAAAGATATGCTCAAACAGGGAGAAGGTAAAATATTGAATGTAGCATCGGCGGCGGCTTTTCAACCAGGGCCTTTGATGGCAGTTTACTTTGCTACCAAAGCTTATGTATTATCGTTTTCAGAAGCGATCGCCAACGAATTAGAAGGTACAGGTGTGACTGTGACAGTACTTTGTCCAGGATCAACCGCCTCAGCCTTTCATGAAAGAACCGGAATGGCAGATTCCAAATTGGTGAAGCGGCAAAAAATGATGGATGCCGAAACAGTTGCCCAAATTGGTTATGATGCCTTGATGAACGGTAAAACCTTGGTAATTCCTGGGTTAATGAATAAATTCCTCGCCAAAATTGTTCGATTTGTACCCAGAAGGCTAGTACCAAAAATTGTCAGAAGTATGCAGGAAGATAAGTAA
- a CDS encoding glycosyltransferase family 4 protein, with protein MRIAQVSPLWERVPPPAYGGIELVVGLLTDELVRRGHEVTLFASGDSISLAKLESVHPRALRLDKDVKECNIYEMLQLASVYERADEFDIIHSHMGCAALPYANLVNTPTVHTLHGIFTPDNQKMFQYAKRQPFVSISDAQRDISLGLNYTSTVYNGIDVSSYKFHPKSEEPPYLAFLGRISPEKGPHLAIAIAKQAGWRLKMAGKVDVVDVEYFEREIKPLIDGEQIEYLGEANHQQKNVLMGGAVATLFPITWREPFGLVMVESMAAGTPVIAMKLGSTTEVIAHSKTGFICNNVSECVSAINQVADIDRYACRQYVENNFSFQRMTDGYEEVYRQIIQKKIAKNGYLRSNLMSGSIKK; from the coding sequence ATGAGAATAGCTCAAGTTTCCCCACTATGGGAGAGAGTACCACCTCCAGCTTATGGGGGTATCGAGTTAGTGGTGGGGTTACTAACAGATGAATTAGTGCGGCGCGGACATGAAGTTACTTTATTTGCGTCTGGTGATTCTATCAGTTTAGCCAAGCTAGAATCAGTGCATCCTCGTGCTTTACGACTTGATAAGGATGTCAAAGAATGTAATATTTATGAAATGTTGCAGTTAGCTTCTGTCTATGAACGGGCAGATGAGTTTGATATTATTCACTCTCACATGGGTTGTGCAGCGTTACCTTATGCAAATCTTGTCAATACCCCAACAGTTCATACATTACACGGAATTTTTACACCTGATAATCAAAAGATGTTTCAATACGCGAAACGTCAACCTTTTGTCAGTATTTCTGATGCCCAACGGGATATTTCACTGGGATTGAATTATACAAGCACAGTTTACAACGGTATTGATGTTAGCAGTTACAAATTTCATCCCAAGTCAGAAGAACCACCTTATCTAGCATTTTTAGGTCGAATATCGCCGGAGAAAGGGCCACATTTAGCCATTGCAATTGCTAAACAAGCAGGTTGGCGGTTAAAAATGGCTGGTAAAGTAGATGTTGTGGATGTCGAGTACTTTGAACGAGAAATTAAACCTTTAATTGATGGTGAACAAATTGAGTATTTAGGTGAAGCAAACCATCAACAAAAAAATGTTTTGATGGGAGGTGCTGTTGCGACCTTGTTCCCAATTACTTGGCGTGAACCTTTTGGTTTAGTCATGGTGGAATCAATGGCCGCAGGTACACCAGTAATTGCGATGAAATTAGGTTCGACAACTGAGGTAATTGCCCACAGTAAAACAGGTTTTATCTGTAATAATGTGTCAGAATGCGTCAGTGCAATTAATCAGGTGGCAGATATAGATAGATATGCTTGTCGTCAGTATGTCGAAAATAACTTTAGTTTTCAGCGTATGACTGATGGTTATGAAGAAGTTTATCGGCAAATCATCCAAAAGAAAATCGCTAAAAATGGATATCTTCGTAGTAATTTGATGTCAGGAAGTATCAAAAAATAA
- a CDS encoding DUF4189 domain-containing protein → MLKTGLKKGLLTAIAVISILPVITSTAEAGSAKNVFGAISYSPSTRTYSSGIAKTKQAAINASLNNCRRQSGAKDCTTPLWFKNAWGALAVGSNGGYGTGWGTDQSLAERFAVETCEKYGSQNCQVVFVKQAR, encoded by the coding sequence ATGTTAAAAACTGGTTTGAAAAAAGGCTTATTAACAGCGATCGCAGTTATTTCGATATTACCAGTAATTACCTCAACTGCTGAGGCTGGTTCTGCCAAAAATGTATTTGGGGCAATTTCTTATTCTCCTTCTACTAGAACTTACTCATCAGGAATTGCGAAAACCAAGCAAGCCGCAATCAACGCCTCCTTAAATAACTGTCGTCGTCAAAGTGGCGCTAAAGATTGTACAACACCATTGTGGTTTAAAAATGCTTGGGGGGCATTGGCTGTAGGTTCCAATGGTGGTTATGGTACAGGTTGGGGAACTGACCAATCTCTTGCAGAAAGATTTGCTGTAGAAACCTGTGAAAAGTACGGTAGTCAAAATTGTCAGGTTGTGTTTGTTAAACAAGCCAGATAA
- a CDS encoding DUF1499 domain-containing protein translates to MIFAGKRPNNLGVNNGRLAACPNSPNCVSSQSTDAIHQIAPLTFNTSPEEAIANLKSIIQSLPRTTIITETPDYLYAEFKSALMGFVDDVEFYLYREANIFHVRSASRLGQSDLGVNRKRIETIRAGLQAL, encoded by the coding sequence ATGATATTTGCAGGTAAACGCCCGAATAACTTGGGTGTAAATAATGGCAGATTAGCAGCTTGCCCTAATTCGCCTAATTGTGTATCTAGCCAAAGTACAGACGCAATTCACCAAATTGCACCCCTAACTTTTAATACTAGTCCCGAAGAAGCGATCGCTAATCTCAAAAGTATTATCCAGTCCTTACCCAGAACTACAATTATTACTGAAACTCCAGACTATTTATATGCTGAGTTTAAAAGTGCTTTGATGGGATTTGTGGATGATGTCGAGTTTTATCTATACCGAGAGGCGAATATTTTTCATGTCCGTTCAGCTTCTCGTTTAGGACAAAGTGATTTAGGTGTTAACCGTAAACGAATAGAAACTATTCGTGCCGGACTCCAAGCATTATAA
- a CDS encoding alanine--glyoxylate aminotransferase family protein: MSPTISINDSQRLQLKPLEIPSKLLLGPGPSNAHPTVLQAMNTSPLGHLDPDFLGLMNEIQSLLRYVWQTENPHTIAVSGTGSAAMEATIANAVEPGDVVLIGVTGYFGNRLVDMAGRYGADVRTITKPWGQVFSLEELRTAMETHRPTILALVHAETSTGARQPLDGVGELCREFGTLLLIDTVTSLGGVPIFLDEWGVDLAYSCSQKGLGCPPGASPFTMSPRAWEKLQRRSTKVANWYLDMTLLSKYWGSERVYHHTAPINLYYALREALRLVAEEGLANCWQRHQKNVEYLWDRLEEIGLSCHVEREYRLPTLTTVCIPEGVDGKVIARQLLTEHGIEVGGGLGELAGKVWRVGLMGFNSRKENVDRLIEALAKVLH; encoded by the coding sequence ATGTCGCCAACCATCTCCATTAACGATAGTCAGCGATTACAACTCAAACCCCTGGAAATCCCTTCCAAGCTGCTATTAGGCCCTGGCCCTTCCAATGCCCATCCTACAGTTCTCCAGGCAATGAATACCTCACCTCTAGGGCATCTTGACCCAGATTTCTTAGGGCTGATGAATGAAATTCAATCTTTACTCCGCTATGTTTGGCAAACCGAAAATCCGCACACTATCGCCGTCAGTGGTACTGGTTCTGCTGCAATGGAAGCAACTATCGCCAATGCTGTCGAACCCGGTGATGTGGTATTAATTGGTGTGACTGGATATTTTGGAAATCGCTTAGTTGATATGGCGGGGCGATATGGTGCTGATGTCCGTACCATTACTAAACCTTGGGGGCAAGTTTTCTCTCTAGAAGAACTCCGCACAGCTATGGAAACCCATCGCCCGACAATTTTAGCTTTGGTTCACGCTGAAACTTCTACAGGTGCGCGTCAGCCTTTAGACGGTGTTGGTGAACTCTGTCGGGAATTCGGCACGCTGTTATTAATCGATACTGTCACTAGCCTCGGTGGTGTGCCGATATTTTTAGATGAATGGGGAGTTGATTTAGCTTATAGCTGTAGTCAAAAAGGCTTGGGTTGTCCGCCTGGGGCTTCACCATTTACCATGAGTCCTCGTGCTTGGGAAAAATTGCAGCGCCGCAGCACGAAGGTGGCAAACTGGTATTTAGATATGACTTTGCTGAGTAAGTATTGGGGTAGTGAACGTGTTTATCATCATACAGCCCCCATTAATTTGTATTATGCTCTGCGGGAAGCTTTGCGGTTAGTTGCCGAGGAAGGATTAGCTAACTGTTGGCAACGTCATCAAAAGAATGTGGAATATCTCTGGGACAGGCTAGAAGAAATCGGACTTAGCTGTCACGTTGAACGGGAATATCGTTTACCCACTTTGACTACAGTCTGCATTCCTGAAGGGGTGGACGGTAAAGTTATTGCCAGACAGCTACTAACAGAACATGGCATTGAAGTTGGTGGTGGACTGGGAGAACTGGCTGGTAAAGTTTGGCGTGTTGGATTAATGGGTTTTAATAGCCGGAAAGAAAATGTTGACCGCCTGATAGAAGCACTGGCAAAAGTCTTACATTAG